A portion of the Streptomyces erythrochromogenes genome contains these proteins:
- a CDS encoding SigE family RNA polymerase sigma factor, whose protein sequence is MLTHTFAEGATDSVVLDDASAEFHDFFERHYAELARFAHLLTGEADGADDLAADALIALWQRWDRLRQAEYPLAYARGVVANLARSRIRSAVRERRRIALFWSRGAEPLDGPDVAAVVDVRTALDRLPFRKRACVVLRHAFDLSEKDTALALGISVGTVKSQTSKGMAELERMLGSTGAAGELLAGRRSR, encoded by the coding sequence ATGTTAACGCACACATTTGCAGAAGGGGCGACCGACAGCGTGGTCCTCGATGACGCGTCCGCGGAGTTCCACGACTTCTTCGAACGCCACTACGCCGAACTCGCCCGGTTCGCCCATCTCCTGACGGGCGAGGCGGACGGTGCCGACGATCTGGCCGCGGACGCCCTGATCGCACTGTGGCAGCGCTGGGACCGGCTGCGCCAGGCCGAGTACCCACTCGCCTACGCGCGTGGCGTGGTCGCCAACCTGGCACGGTCACGGATCCGCAGCGCGGTGCGCGAGCGCCGCCGGATCGCCCTGTTCTGGTCCCGCGGCGCTGAGCCGTTGGACGGTCCGGACGTGGCCGCCGTGGTGGACGTGCGTACTGCTCTCGACCGGTTGCCGTTCCGGAAGCGGGCATGCGTGGTCCTGCGGCACGCCTTCGACCTGTCGGAGAAGGACACCGCTCTGGCGCTCGGAATATCGGTCGGTACGGTGAAGAGCCAGACCTCGAAGGGGATGGCCGAACTGGAACGGATGCTGGGCAGCACAGGAGCAGCCGGGGAACTGTTG